The genomic stretch TTGTAGCGGGTAAGCAGTCGAGACGGATTTCGTACTAGATAGTGCTTGGTGAGTGTTTTCGCTGATTTTAGTAAGCCAAGCATCAAGTTCTTCGCGATTTTCAATCGGATGTGGGGGAGTGATTCTGGCGTGGATCTGGGTTGGATCGGTCGTTATTTCTTGCATGCTTATAGTCCAGGCGCAGCTTGCGTTCAGAGCAGTAACAGCCTGACTATGTGGCTTTACGCTAACGCTCTCATCGTCGACTTTCCATGCTGGTTCAAGGCAAGCATTTTCTTGGTCTGAGATGACCTCTAACACCTGGCCAGATATCGGCTTCTGATTTGTTGAATAGCTCACCGTGTAATCAATTATCGATTCTTTCGGATTCCAGGTGGCTGTTCGGTTAACGACTAGTCCTGAGGGAAGAGTCTTGTCTTCCAGCGACGCGTCTATTTCTTCATGGCTGCCAGAAGAAACTCCACGATTGAACAAAAACACAGATAAACCTGCGACAACTAAAAGCACGGCTATTGTGCAAGCAATTAACGCGATGCGGTGGCGCGGGTGTTTCCACCAAGCGGTGCTTTCCTCATGTCTTTCTGGCTCAGCGAGGAAAGTGTGGGTATCGGAATTTTGTAACTGAGGTTTTAGAACAGTTGCCGTTGTGGAAGGCTCTATAGGCGCCAGAACGGGTCTAGAAATCTTAAGTTTTTGATCCGACAGAGCAGCAGAAGCAGCCTCCTTTTCAGCTGACAGTTTTTCAGGTTTTAAGACGGTGGCAGCATGAAAGGCGTTAGTGGGTGACGCAGTTTGTAAGGCGGGCAGACCGGATACATTCGGTATCGCATCTTTTAGTAAAGCAATTGCCTGTGCAGAATCGTTTCTTTTGGAGGGGTCCTTTGAAAGCAATGTTGCTAAGAGAATCCAGGTTTTTTCATCAAGCCCAGGAATCCCCGGAGGAGCCATCGTAAGATGCCGATTTGCTATCAAGAATGGGTTATCTTCCTGCCCATCATCAAATGGGGAGTAGCCGGCAATCAACTGATAACAAATAATTCCGGCAGCATAAATGTCCACGCTTGGCGCTATCGTCCCGTCTCTAATTAATTCCGGTGCCATGTAGGAAGGGGTGCCGACCATGCGGGTAGTAGACCTAACAGATTTCCCGAGGATGCTGGCAATGCCGAAGTCCGTAATCACGACTCCCGGATCGTTTTGATCCCTGTGATTAGTCAAAATGACATTTTCCGGCTTCAGATCTCGGTGAACAATTCCATTCTCGTGGGCATACTGGATTCCCTCTAAGAGCTGTTCTGTTATCGTGAGAGCCAATTTTGGAGGCAATGTGCCCCTAGCATCCAGATACTGTTTAAGTGTTGGTCCGGAGGCATAATCCATCACGATGCCGAGTTTTCCGCCGTCGGCAATCAAATCTTTCGTCCGAATTATTCTTTTATGCGACAGCCCTATCAGGCTGGTTCGTTCGGTGATGAACCTTCTAACGATGTCTTCATCTTCCCGGTATTCCTCACGCAGGAACTTAATAGCAACATCTTCTGAGGTATCTTTCTGAACGCCTTTGTAGACGATGCCAGATGCTCCAGAACCGATTTTCTCCAAAACAGTGTAGTTAGAGCCAAAATCGATGCCTTTTAATTCTGCATTGCTCATAAATCAGTTCCCACCGCTTGAATTAAAATCGGGGTGCCCGCCTGGCAAGCGTAGCCACGCCCAGGAGAAAGCTCCACGGGTGCCCGCCTAGGCAAAGTAAGTGACATAAGTTCCCCGTCCCTATCTTTGTCGGGCTGCAGGAGAATACCAATCCGCGACTTGCGTAAATCATTCGTCCACTTTCCATACTGGGTGCGAAGATCATCGCTGCGACCAGCAGCTATAACAAGCAAATTCGGTTTTGATGAAGATAAGAGCGCTGCTAACTGCCCGGTCTCATCAGCAAACAAGTGTGCGTCATCCACCAGAACCAACGTCGGACAAGTAGCGACCAAGGCCTCTGCCAAAATGCTGGTGGCATCATCGAAAGAGACGAAACGGCCCAGATCGCTGCCTAACAGGGGAGAACGTTTTGAGCCTATGCCTACCACTTGGAGGATTTGTCCACTTTCCAGAGCCCTAAGCGACAAAGCTTGAGCAATTCCTGCCAGAACGCTCGACTTGCCGCTTCGGGAGGGGCCAGCAATCAACAAGTGCTCGCCGGGCCAAGCCTCTAGGCAAAAAGTCTGCAAATCATGTTCAGCAATTCCAACCGGAACCAGCCACGGCTCAGCAGCCACAGCTGCAACGCCACTTATGGACGCCGGCGAGACGCTCTTCGGCAGCTTAGAAATAAGCGGTGGTTTGTCCGTGCAGCCCCGACGCTGCTGAATAGCTGAAATTGCCGAGTCTAGGCTACTCGGGGTAGCAACATGCGCGTGGTGCCCGCTCAAAGAGTCAACGAAGCGTCCTGGAACTTTGGCGGGAATATTGTCTTTAGGAACGTTGGCTAGCGAGTAATCGTATGGGTCAGCCAAGTCGAACAACCATTTCTGGGTCGTGACCTCCGAGACAACCGACGGAATCGCGCGAAGACCAGAGCTCGATGCAGCGAAAAATATTCCAACGGCAGGCCCCTTAAGCCAAACCTGATAAAACTTTTGCAGTAATTCGATACCTTCGTAGTCGTCGTATTCTTCGCGCAAGACCAATAGGCTGTCGATGAAAACAAATAGTTTCGGATAGCGACCGGGGGACGCCACCCGTCTATCCAACTCGGCTATGAGATAGCGCAGAGTTCTCGTTTGGAGCTCACGATTAATGGACCCGGCACCTGCGTATCCACGTGAATGGGGCAATGCATCGAGCGGTTTCAGCCCCTGATTGCCAAGATCAAGGAAAAGGAAATTTGTGTCTGCCGGATCGTGAGTAGACGCGATGCGCAAAGCGAGACTGCATAGGGCTGTTGTTGTTCCAGAACCTGGTATACCCACCAGCAACAAGTTCCCCTCAGCCGTGTCCCAGCCCGTCAGGTACTGTCGCTGCTTATCGGGATCATCAGCAAGCGCAATCAGAATCGAATCCGTGCTAGCCGATTGTGTCGTTGTATCTGTATCAAGAGTTAGCTCTACCGAATCGCCTAGTGGTTCGGGCCATACGGGCCTGGGAGCATCGCAGCCGAGATCTTTCGCAGCCTCGCGAATTGCCTCTATTAGAAGATCCATATCGCTTAAATCTTCATCGCTTGCGGTAATAGTATGCTCGGGAGGTGCCTGCCCGAGGCTAATTTCGTCGACGTACAAAGAAGCCGCATCATCGTTGCCGCTGATACCAGTAACTAGCGCAGTCTGGATAGCAGAAATATCGTTTTCGCCTAGCTTTATGTAGGCTCGGCCCTTTTGCTCTCGACCAATGGCTGCCGCATCAGGCACAGAAATGACGTTTGCAGAATCTTCGCGAGACTGAACGCGCAGGGCAACACGCATATTAGTGTTTGCAAGAATATCGTCATTGACCACGCCTGCGGGGCGCTGTGTAGCCAAAATCATGTGAACGCCAAGAGTGCGTCCGACAGCCCCGATCGATACAAGAGCGGAAAGAACATCGGGGAACTCTTTAGCGAGCTGAGCAAATTCATCCACGACCACCAATAAGCGTGGCATCGGTTCTTTGGGGTTTGTGGCCAGGTAAGCCTCGAGGTTATCTATTCCCTCACCTGCTTGAGCAAAACATTCCTGGCGATAACGCATCTCGGCTTCCAGCGCCTTCAACGCACGATAGGCAAGGGGAGCTTCAAGATTGGAAAGAGTGCCGATAGTGTGTGGAAGTTTGTCGAGGCTAGCGAATGCTGCGCCGCCCTTAAAATCGACCAGAACAAAAGTTAATTCTTTTGGGCTTACCCTTGCAGCCAGCCCAGCAATTAAAGAGCGTAGCAATTCTGATTTTCCTGAACCCGTAGTGCCGCCCACTAGCCCGTGCGGGCCGTCCTTGACCAGATCGAAGACGAACTGTCCACCCTCGCACACACCAAGCGGAACCGAGAAACTGTTATTACGTTGCCAATTATCTACAATGTCGGTTGGACTCAGGCTAGATCGAGTTATGCCAAGTAGATCAAAAAGATGCACCAGAGACGGTAAAGCCGCACCTGCCTCTCGTAGCTCCAGATCCTCGAATTTCGCCAGGCCACGCGCCCATTTTGAAGCGGTAGGCAGACTGATTTGGCAAGTATTCACGTTGCTGATGGAGTCGGATAAAGACGGGATTAGCAGGTTAGCGGTGCTGTCTGTCTTAGCCTCGATGACGGTATGGCAGCTTGCGGGAAGCATGTCTTGGCTAGTCGCGATGACTAAACCAGTAACTCGGCATGCGGCTTTATCTCTGCTATCTGCTTGATACGCCAAGAGATCACGAACTGGAGAATCTTTGCTTTCGAGAAGCGCTATGTCATCCAAAAGAATAAATAGGTTTTGACCAGATCTGGAATCGATATCTGCATAAAAGCTACGCGCTAATGATTCGGCCTGAGAAGTGTTTGTGGCAAATAACCAATTATTAGGGTTTGTGCCGCTCTGCATCGTATGAGGTGCCCAAGTCAACCACGACCATTGCTCTGCACGGGCTTTGTCAGTTAGAACAATCACTGTTGTATCGGCAGGCCCAGATCGTGTGATGGTCTGGCATAAAAGCGATCTAGCAATGCCTAGAGCATGAGCCCGTTCTCCCCATATGCCTACAGGGCCAGACGAGAAGTCAATGCCAACTGGAGCAGCCTTTAGCGCAGCAGAGTCAAGAACTTTAGATGTACGTTCTTGGGGTTTGCTGTTTCCCTCTAAAGGAGCTTGCCATGGCCGAGAAGCCGTGCCTAGGTTGGCCTGCCAAAAATCGCTATGGCTTACGCGAACCTGCCAAAGCCGAGGTGCAGCTTCTTTAACGTCGGTAATGTAACTGTCTGGATAAGGAATCATCGTGGTTAAACGATCACGCTCTTTGTCCGCAGCTGATTCGATATCTTTACGCAATTTATCCAAAGCGACTAAATAGGTTTCTTCAGATTCCTTGACGTCAGTTTTAGCTCGCCTCTTTTGCTCTGCCCAGGAGCCGACAGCCATCATTGGAGAAAGCAAAGCGATGAGGGCATATCTAACTGAGTCCATCACCACGACCATCGCTACAGCCATTAGAAGGGGAGCGATAACGGCAACCCAAGAAAACCTTGAAGATGTGCTGGGCTCCTTCTTTAAAGGTACTTCAAGCGGTCTAGGTGGTTTAGGAAGAGCAGGTCTTGGCGGCCGGTTGAATGCTACGACTCCCGAGAGCGAACGAGTCGTGTGAAAGCTAGGAAGTTTTGAGGACTCAATTTTAGATACCCGAAGAGTAACTCCACCAATGTTAATTGCGTCTCCTGCAGAAAGCTCTAATGAGGCACAATCTGATCCGATCCTGTCACCGTTAACCCAAGTTCCGTTAGACGAGTGATCGTCGACAATCCAGACTCCAGAATCATTCACGCTGAGAAGAGCATGAGACCATGAAGCTGATTCGGAATCGAGGGTAATTTCTGCCTCGTCACTTCGGCCAAGGCGTAAGTCTCCGTTGTTAGGAAGGCGGTAAGAAATGCCAGTATCCTTGCCGCCGATGACGGTTAGAGCCCATCGGCTATCGCGGTTCGGTTCAGGCCGTACATTAGAAATCAGGCTGCCTTCGAGTAATGGAATATCGGCGCATAGGGTATGTGGTGAATACTCATTTTCATCAACCCAGATTCGATTCCAGTCACGCTTGTCCAGTCTAGCGGCAGATATCAGATCATCTAGGGTAATAAAATCGCTTAAATTCGTCACAGCAAATAAGCGTTGAACCTGATTATTTTCAATAACGATCCGCACGAATTTATCCCCCAGTTACTTAGAGAATTAAGAACAGTGAAAAGCTTTAACGTTTTTCTGCGCTGACCCAGGTCGGATTCCCATCTAACGAAACGATTTGGGCGAGCTCTACATTCTGATAGACCCGATTAGAGAAATCACGCGATACTCCGTCGACGCTTTCAGCGTCTTTCTGGACCAGTTTTGAAATCTCATTTTGCACGTGCTGAGGATCGTAAGATTTAGCTCTCGCGATTGATCTGGCCACAGCCATGAACGCTTCATAGCTTGAGGTGTCACTAAGAGTGGCACGTTCAGAGAAAATGGCATCATCTCGAAGCGCTTTTTCTGTGTTGCCTTGCTGCATCAAAGAACGAGCCTCGGCGAATCCTAAAGATTCGGTGTCAGACATCGCTGTTTTTGCAGGAGCAAGAGTGAAGATGCTTAATCCACTTAGGCTGGAACTCGCCAGTTCTTCCTGGAATTGTGAATTCGTGCCATAACGACCAGCTATAAACTTCGCGTTGATCTGGTGAGACTGCAAATCACTAATGGTTTGGGCCATTTGTGCAGGCGGCTGATCGATAAAGATGCAGCCAGTTCGGGAGTCTTTAATAATTTTCTTTAGCTCCTGTGCCCGCTGTTCCTCATCAGTTGAGTTAACTATGATTAGCGAATCCAGGCCAGCGGGAGCCTTGTCT from Vaginimicrobium propionicum encodes the following:
- a CDS encoding serine/threonine-protein kinase, which produces MSNAELKGIDFGSNYTVLEKIGSGASGIVYKGVQKDTSEDVAIKFLREEYREDEDIVRRFITERTSLIGLSHKRIIRTKDLIADGGKLGIVMDYASGPTLKQYLDARGTLPPKLALTITEQLLEGIQYAHENGIVHRDLKPENVILTNHRDQNDPGVVITDFGIASILGKSVRSTTRMVGTPSYMAPELIRDGTIAPSVDIYAAGIICYQLIAGYSPFDDGQEDNPFLIANRHLTMAPPGIPGLDEKTWILLATLLSKDPSKRNDSAQAIALLKDAIPNVSGLPALQTASPTNAFHAATVLKPEKLSAEKEAASAALSDQKLKISRPVLAPIEPSTTATVLKPQLQNSDTHTFLAEPERHEESTAWWKHPRHRIALIACTIAVLLVVAGLSVFLFNRGVSSGSHEEIDASLEDKTLPSGLVVNRTATWNPKESIIDYTVSYSTNQKPISGQVLEVISDQENACLEPAWKVDDESVSVKPHSQAVTALNASCAWTISMQEITTDPTQIHARITPPHPIENREELDAWLTKISENTHQALSSTKSVSTAYPLQRLQSMRIDIPSRVEQGDPVPLTIFGVWPGGENKLTPIYTSPKNGEPTSILDDITGKDASRLRLIDRCSGAVAISPDGHDAAALFPASCSIAATAGNYEIDEASLTIAQKGS
- a CDS encoding FtsK/SpoIIIE domain-containing protein, coding for MRIVIENNQVQRLFAVTNLSDFITLDDLISAARLDKRDWNRIWVDENEYSPHTLCADIPLLEGSLISNVRPEPNRDSRWALTVIGGKDTGISYRLPNNGDLRLGRSDEAEITLDSESASWSHALLSVNDSGVWIVDDHSSNGTWVNGDRIGSDCASLELSAGDAINIGGVTLRVSKIESSKLPSFHTTRSLSGVVAFNRPPRPALPKPPRPLEVPLKKEPSTSSRFSWVAVIAPLLMAVAMVVVMDSVRYALIALLSPMMAVGSWAEQKRRAKTDVKESEETYLVALDKLRKDIESAADKERDRLTTMIPYPDSYITDVKEAAPRLWQVRVSHSDFWQANLGTASRPWQAPLEGNSKPQERTSKVLDSAALKAAPVGIDFSSGPVGIWGERAHALGIARSLLCQTITRSGPADTTVIVLTDKARAEQWSWLTWAPHTMQSGTNPNNWLFATNTSQAESLARSFYADIDSRSGQNLFILLDDIALLESKDSPVRDLLAYQADSRDKAACRVTGLVIATSQDMLPASCHTVIEAKTDSTANLLIPSLSDSISNVNTCQISLPTASKWARGLAKFEDLELREAGAALPSLVHLFDLLGITRSSLSPTDIVDNWQRNNSFSVPLGVCEGGQFVFDLVKDGPHGLVGGTTGSGKSELLRSLIAGLAARVSPKELTFVLVDFKGGAAFASLDKLPHTIGTLSNLEAPLAYRALKALEAEMRYRQECFAQAGEGIDNLEAYLATNPKEPMPRLLVVVDEFAQLAKEFPDVLSALVSIGAVGRTLGVHMILATQRPAGVVNDDILANTNMRVALRVQSREDSANVISVPDAAAIGREQKGRAYIKLGENDISAIQTALVTGISGNDDAASLYVDEISLGQAPPEHTITASDEDLSDMDLLIEAIREAAKDLGCDAPRPVWPEPLGDSVELTLDTDTTTQSASTDSILIALADDPDKQRQYLTGWDTAEGNLLLVGIPGSGTTTALCSLALRIASTHDPADTNFLFLDLGNQGLKPLDALPHSRGYAGAGSINRELQTRTLRYLIAELDRRVASPGRYPKLFVFIDSLLVLREEYDDYEGIELLQKFYQVWLKGPAVGIFFAASSSGLRAIPSVVSEVTTQKWLFDLADPYDYSLANVPKDNIPAKVPGRFVDSLSGHHAHVATPSSLDSAISAIQQRRGCTDKPPLISKLPKSVSPASISGVAAVAAEPWLVPVGIAEHDLQTFCLEAWPGEHLLIAGPSRSGKSSVLAGIAQALSLRALESGQILQVVGIGSKRSPLLGSDLGRFVSFDDATSILAEALVATCPTLVLVDDAHLFADETGQLAALLSSSKPNLLVIAAGRSDDLRTQYGKWTNDLRKSRIGILLQPDKDRDGELMSLTLPRRAPVELSPGRGYACQAGTPILIQAVGTDL